Within Chitinivibrionia bacterium, the genomic segment GCGGTTGTTTTTTATATGAACTTCGCCGACGGAACCCGCGCAGAAAGGTTCGATTACGAGCGTTGGGTACAAGGCGGACGACAAGGCGCAATGCCCACCGTTCACAGAGAGGTACGCGTGCGCGACTACTTCTTCACCCCCGGCTTTATGTTTTTCGGGCTTTGGATAGGATTTGCGGCGGGCGCGCTTTTGCACAAAGGCTTTACGTCCAAAAGAGTGGGAGTTCGCAGAAGACTTACGCCGATTTTGGCAGTATTGTTTATCGCTTCGCCCGCAATTCCGATGTCGCAGAATTTTAACGCAAACAATCGCTCAAACGACTGGATACCGTATAATTACGCCTTTAATTTGCTAATGAGCGTGTCCAAAAACGGCATACTCTTTACCGCGGGCGACAACGACACCTTCCCGCTGTGGTTTTTGCAGGAAGCAGAGGGCATAAGGCGAGACGTAAGAATTGTGAATTTGAGTTTAGTGAACACGCCTTGGTATATAAGCCAACTTGTGCGCCTCGAGCCGAAAATCCCGATGAGTTTCACGCTTGAGCAAATTCAATCGGGCGAGATAACGCATTCGAGAAACCCATTCCCAAATCCTACAAGATACAGGCTTCCGCAGGCTGGAATTGAGATAATGTTTCCGTCGGCGCGCGAACTTCCCATATTGCGGGTTCAGGATTTGATGGTTGTAAACATTATAGACGCGAATAATTGGGAACGTCCGATTTACTTCTCGTCAACGGTAGGTCCCGACAACTTTGTGGGCTTCGGACCGTTTTTGCAGTTCCAAGGAATGGTAAACAGAGTAATGCCCGAACCTGTGAATGAAGAAACCGCCATAAATTTTGAGCGCACAAGATTTCTGTTGAACGAAGTCTATCAGTTCAAAAACCTTGGCGATAATTCGACCCCGTTAAGCCAAACGGCGCGCAGAACAATGTTTAACTACTCGATAACGTTCATTCAGTTCGCACACGCTTTAAGAGTAAGAGCAAACGACCAAAATGCAGAAATTGCCGTTTTGGAAAACCAAAAAGCGGAAATAACAGATGTTGAGAAAACAGCGGAACTAAGCAAACAAATCGAGCAATTAAGAGAGCAAAGACAATCTCTCATAGACGAAGCGATAAACTCTATGGACAGATGCGTCGCCCTATTCCCGTGGGACGAGCGTTCGCGCGCTTTCCGCCACGAACTATTGATGGAGCAAGGCTTATACGAATTGGCATTAGTCCGCTTGGAACAAGCATTGGCAATAGACCCGAACAACCGCCGCTACATCCGCTGGAACGAAGACTTACGAAGAATGCTGGCAAGAAGAGACGGGTAAAAAACAGTTTTTTTGAAAACAGAGCGGAATTATTCTAAAAAAGAATATCCGCTCTGTTTTTTATTGAATTTCCACAAAAACACAAATTTTTCCCCCACAACATAAAACAAATATTATTTTCCCAATACCAGAAAGTATGAAGAGTGTGAATATTTCTCGCTTTTCATAGAGCTCTTTAATTTTAATCTAGCCCCACGACAAACAGCCTTTGCAGGTTGTTCTGTCTTTCGTTCGTGGGTTTCAAATTAAAGAACATCTTCATACTTTCTGGTAAAAATTATGATTTTTGGCAGAACAGCCTTTTGCTGTTTTTGCTTTAATCGTTAAACTTTTGGGAAAGGTTGTATCTTATGGGAAAAATGTCTCGTTGCCTAAAAGGCAACAAAGGCGCATCGCTTGTGTATGTGCTTATCACACTTGTTTTTGTCGGAGCTATTGCAATGCTCGTTCTTAACTCCTCAAGAAAGGAAACTATCGATGCTTCTCTGCGAGCATCTTCGGAAATGGCGCGCTTTGCGGCGACGTCGGGATTGAATTACGCAGTAAGCTGGCTTGCCGATGCCAATAATGACGACAACGTTTTAAATATTTTGTTAAGTTGGCGAGAACATCAAATAGACAATGATGAAGAACCCACTCGATGGCTTACAGGAAACGCTAACGCATACGAACAATTAGACGGTATGAGAGTTAGAGTACAAATAGTAAATGTAGATTTTAGTCAAATGCGCCGAATAACTCGCAGAGTGGTAAACGATAATGGTACATTCAGGTTTATGTTTCCTCGTCCTACAGACCCCGTTCCAAATATAATACCTGTAGCCCAAGTAAATACTAATGATCCAAATAATTTATTTACGCAAGTCGCTCCTATCCAAAATTCCAGAATAACTGTATTAATAAGAAGCGAGGCAATAGACAGAAGCGGAAGCCGAGCAAGCAATTTGGGGTTTTATACTGTTTTCGGATTTGAGCCTGAGGAAATGGCAGTAGAAATGCAAAATATTCCTCGACACGCGCTGTTTTCAGGCGGCGGAAATTTGTGGATACATACTCCTGTAACCATAAATGGACCTGCATTTGTCGGAGGAAGAACTGCTGTTGCCGGTGGACTAATAGCAATTAACGTACCTGCTCAAACAAGTATGTTCAATGGTGAATTTGTATTAGTTCAGCCAGCCGATGCCGAACAATCGCTAATTATGAATATTGACTTTATGAGTTCTGCCCTATTTGAAGGCGGTCAGGTACATTTTACTAACGCAAATAGTCGTTTTCACGGTCGTTTTGGCGGAAGCTCTACGTTTACAGCAGTTGGTGCCGATGCAGAAATAGAGAACGGAACTGCTGCTCGAAGAAACTTGGTTATGCTATCAGGCACTTTTGCGGATAGATTGCAAAATCACCCCGTTGATCCGTGGCCTCCTGCTGGTGGTATCACCGATCCTGGTCATGCTCCAAGTTCCATAATAGGTAGCGGTCTTCGGTTTAGAGGAACTAATACAGCACTAATACGCCGTAATAATACTGATGTTCAGTATTATACAGGTCCACTCTCGTGTCCAAATTGGTGTGCAAGTCCTGGCAATGTAGAAATCATTAACAATATGACACTCGATCAAATATCTGACTCATTAGGAATTACCGACAGAAATCCTCCTGCCGTTGGAATGAATATAGAGCATCTTATACCAAGACATCATTCTGAAACCATAAACGGAAGTACGTTAAATAATTTGTGGGAAAACAATACAAAATACACAGACAGAGCCGGAAGAGAGTGGTTGATACTAGAAGTAGGGAATCCAAATATAATAGCAATAAATCCAGGAGGCACGTTTAATCACAGAGCTGTTATTATTGTTAGACCTGGCACTACAGGAAACACAGGCACAGGCGGTAGTCTTTTTAATATGGGAGATAGCGCCAACGTATTACTTTTCTTTCCACAAAATTTTGCAGGCACTTGGTCGTATGCTGAAATTCAAGGAAATTTCCGCGGAATGTTTTACAATGCTTCGCCAGACGCACAGATTAACTTATCTGCCGCCACAGGTGCCGGTTGGATAGTAAATGGCTCGTTTTATAATGCTCCGGAAACAGCAAACTCAAGGATTGTGTTGGGAACTGGTCAAGTAGGAAGAATAACTGTAAACTATAACCAACAAGTGATATGCGAAATTGCTGACCTTGGTGTTTTTGTGCCAAATGTTAATTGCGACCCAGACAATGGCGGTGGTGGCGGCGGCGGAATTCCTGAGCTTCGACGAATTCCTGAAGAGAGAGTAAGAACAGAATTGTTAAACAGAAGTTTTTGAGATTTGCAAAAATTTATTTTTTCAGAGGCGATTTTCAAGTCGCCTCTTTTTGTTGGTGGCAATAGTACGCTTCTCACGCCTATTTGATTAAACGGTTTTTATCTTACCGCGGATTATTCCGAAATCTTCAAGTTTTACCAAAAAGGTAATAACTGCTAAAAAAGCCACTGCTATAAAAAATCCTTCCATTATTTACCGCCTTTCACTAAAAAAGCCATTATACCGGAAAACACCGCAAGAATACCGCCGACGATAGCATTATCTGTATTTTCTCCAATTCCCAAAGTATTAAACATAACACCGCCGACCAACGAGGCGCCAAAAGAAGCAACACACAAATTGCTTAAAACGTCGCGTTTATCTTTTGTAAAAATCTCCATAAAAAAAGAAACTCTCCTTTCTCTTAGAAAAAATACTTTCTTTGCGCTGTTTCACGCAAGAGTTTGCTTCGTTTTTCTTAAACTTGTAAAAAAGGCGTTAAGCAAAATTAAATTTTTTTTGTTTTTTGCGGCGATTTTCAAGTCGCCTCTTTTTGGTGGTGGCAGATAGTATTTTTATGGGGATAAAGACATAACAAGAAAAAGGAGACGGCTATGAATGTCAAAGATAAAGTTGCAAAAGAAGTTGTTTTGAGCGTTAAAAACATTTTCGGGAAAAAACTTAAAAAAGTTATTCTCTACGGCTCTTACGCCAGAGGCGACTACGACGCGGAATCCGATATTGACTTTATGGTTTTAGCGGATATTGAGCGCGAGAGCATACCGCATTATCGTCCGCAAGTTTACCAAGTATCAAACGATGTTGGACTTGAAAACAACATTTTTGTATCAATGATGTTGAATAACGACAGATTCTTTTTTAATAACTTAAAAGTGTCTAATTTTTACAGAAACGTAATGAAAGACGGAAAGGTATTGTATGACAGATGAAACAGAAGACATAGTCTTGAAAAATATCCAAAACGCCAAAAGAAGTTTGGCTTCGGCGCATGTTTTGTTAAACGACGACGACTTTGGCGGAGCGGTAAATCGTCTTTACTATTGTGTGTTTTACTGTGCGCGAGCACTGCTTGCAAATGAAGATTTGGATTTTAAGAAACATTCGGGAGTAATATCGAAATTCAGAGAAAATTATATAAAAACAGGAAAACTGGATAAGCGGCTTTCGGTTATTATAGGTGAGCTATTTAATGACAGAATAGGGTGCGATTATGACACAAGTTTTTCTACAACGGCGGAAATTGTCGAGCATTATATAGAAGACGCCGAATATTTTCTTGATAAAATAGCTGAGTACCTGAAAAGTATTGGTAATCTGTAAATACAGAGGAATTATGACTAAAGAAAATTTACGTCCCCCAAAACAGAAATAAGCAAGGCGGAAGGCATTCGCAAAAAGTATTTTGAGGAAAAAGGAGGGTAATAAATATGAAAATGTATTCGTTGTCGGAAATGGAAGACGAGTTTATCGGAAAAATCGGAACGGCGCAAAGAAATGTTTATGAAGAGAAATTCCAATTGGATATGCTCAGCGATGTCGTGCAACAGATAATGAAGAAAGAAAACATAAGCAAAGAAGCCCTCAGCATAAAAGCAGAAGTTCCCTTGGCGCAAATTTCAAAATTTGAGCGGCAACCGCAAAATATAAATTTCTTCAACGTTGTTAAAATATTGAAAGCGCTCGACATAAGATTAAACGTGCTTAAAGAAAACAAAACAATGATGTGTTTAAGTTGATTTGGGTGTTTTTCGGAGGCGATTTTCAAGTCGCCTCTTTTTTTTATGCGAGTGCCACACGTCGAGTTAATTAACTGTTGCTAATTTGCGCCAAAACTGCTCCGTCTTAGCAAAGATAGTTAATAATGCGCCAAATATAGCCGCCGGTATGCCAATTATAGCCATTGGGCTTGTTAAAAAATCTATCGTCATAATTTACCGCCTTTCGTTAAAAATACATTAATTGCAAATCGCCGCGCAAGACCGAACTTGCTTTTGGATAATCTCAGTTGAAAAACTGTGTTTTGCGGCATAATTTGAACAGATTTGCTGAACAGAAATTTTTGAGATTTGCAAAGCATTTGTTTTTTTAAAGGCGATTTTCAAGTCGCCTCTTTTTGTTGGTGGCAGATAGTATTTTTGTATAAAGTCAGGAGGAATATTTAGTGAAATACGGACTAAAAGACGAATATACACGAGATTTTTTAAGCGTTATCGATAAATTTAAAGATGTCGATAAAGTGGTGCTTTTTGGGTCGCGAGCAATGGAAAAACATAAAAGAGCGTCTGATGTTGATATTGCGCTTTTTGGAAAAAATGTTAATGCCGGTCTTGCAGGTGCAGTAAAATACGAAATAGAAGAGGAAACAGTTATTCCTTACTTTTTTGACGTTGTAGCGTATTCGGTTATTAAAAACCAAAAACTTAAAGAGCATATAAACACAAAAGGCATTACTTTGTGGGAAAGAACAAATGAGGTGAAAAATGTCCGATAACTTGCGTTGGAAGCAAAGATTTCAAAATTTTGAAAACGCTTATAATGTTTTAGTTCGTATGATGGAAAGAAAAAAGCTAACGCCTAACGACGAAGCCGTAGAAATGGCGCTTATCCAATCCTTTGAATTTACGTACGAATTAGCTTGGAATACAATGAAAGATTACCTTGAATTTGAAGGGTTTGATAATCTTGCGGGAAGTAAACAAGTAATAAGAACGGCTTTTCAAGCAGGGCTTATAGAAAATGCTGAGGGTTGGCTTAATGCCGTGCAAAAAAGAAATATAGCAAGCCACACTTACGACGAAAATGTATTGTCCGAAGGTGTTGTTTTTGTAAGCAAAGACTATTTTCCATTGGTGTCTAAGTTGTATAATGACCTAAAGATAAAATTGTAATATATTTAAGTTTTCCCCCAAAACTCAAATATCCGCTCCGACTTCGACTCAATCACCTTTCCGCAAGGAAGCGTAATTTTGTATGCGTGAAGCAGTTGGTGCTTTTCTGTTTCGCTCAAATTCCTGTTATATTTTCTATCCCCGACAATCGGATGCCCGATATACTCCATCGATACGCGAATTTGGTGCGAACGTCCCGTGTGTAGCGTTATTTCGAGCAGGGAAAAATTGTTTTTCGTATCTTTTACAGCGTATTCCGTATGTACAAATTTGGAAGTATCGGTCGAGTTTTGCGATAAAAACACCTTGTTTTTTTTCTCGTCTTTTTCTAAAAAACCTTTGACTTCTCCCGATTTCGCTACTTTTCCCTCAACGACTGCCAAATATTTTTTTTCTATTGCGCGATTTCGCATTTGTTCGTTGTAGAATTGAAGCGCATTATAAGTTTTTGCAAACAAAACAAGCCCGCTCGTGTTTTTGTCGAGCCGCTGAATTGGCGCAGGACGAAACGTTTTTGTGCAAATATGAGCGAGATACATCTGAACCTGCGTTGCAAGCGTGTTTTTGTATTCGGATTTGTCGGGATGCGTTAAAATTCCGACGGGTTTGTCGGCGACTAAAATTTCGTCGTCTTCGTAAACAATGTTTAGGTTTAATTCTTCGGCGGCAATTTGTGGTTTTTCTCTTTGCAATTCTGTAATTTGCATCGCAGAAAGCGAAATAGAAACAATATCGCCGACTTGCAAAACAGCGTTTTCTTTTACTCTTTTTGAATTGACTCTAACAATATTTTTGCGCAAAAGTCGATAGATAACGGAATTTGGCGCACCGTTTAAATATTTGCTCAAAAACCTGTCAATTCTTTGCGGCGCTTCGTTTGCGGTGATTTCTATTTTTTCCATTGGCTTCAGCTCCTGCTCGCTTCGACAAGCTCAGCGACCGAACTGTTGCTTCGGTCAGCATTCATAGTATTACCGCCTCGGTGGCTGAGCCTGTCGAAGCCACCCTCCGCTCTACCGTTAACGCGTGATGGATAAATTCTTCCGCTCTTGCAAAACGAGAAATGTGTTCGGCGGCGCCCGCAAGTCCTTTTTTGGAGATTTCGGCGACCGATATTTTCTTGCGGAAACTGTCCACGCCGAGCGGAGAGGCGTATCTTCCTGCGCCGCCTGTAGGCAAAACGTGGTTTGTGCCGACAAAATAATCACCGACGGGAACGGGCGAAAAATCTCCCAAAAATACGGCGGCGGCGTTTTCTATTTTATCCAAATCGGCTCTTGGATTTTCGGTCATTATTTCTAAGTGTTCTGGTGCAATTTCGTTTATGAGCGTTGCCGATTGGTCTTTGTTTTCGCAGATAAATAGGCAAATCGCGTTTTTCGACAGCTTTTCAAAGGTGTTTTTCACGGGTGATTTTTCTATTTCGTCGAGCAAGGCGGCTTTTACTTTTTGCGCGAAATCTGCGCTTTCGGTAATCAGGTGCGCGCTTTCGTCGCCGCTTCCGTGTTCTGCTTGCGAAAGCAAATCGAGCGCAACCCAAACGGGATTTGCGTTATCGTTCGCCCAAATTGCGACGTCGCTCGGTCCTGCAATGCAATCAATATCGACTGCGCCGTAAACCATTTTTTTTGCCGCCGCAACGTAGCTGTTTCCCGGTCCGACAATTTTATCGACCGCTTTTATCGAATTTGTTCCGAACGCCAACGCCGCAATCGCCTGACTGCCGCCAATCTGATAAACTTCGTCGATGTCGAGCAAATCCAAAGCAAACGCAATAGCGGGGTCGAGGTCTCCGTCGCGGCACGGCGTTATGGCGACAATTTCTTTTACCCCTGCGATTTTTGCGGGAATTGCATCCATCAAAACCGTTGAAGAATACACGGTATGCCCACCGGGAATGTAAAGCCCAACGCGCTTGAGTGGCACGACTTTTTGCCCTAAAACGCCCTCTTTGGTCTCCATAGAAAACTCCAAATCAAACTTTTGTCTTTCGTGATATTCAAAAATTCTTTTTGCGGCTTCTTTTATGGTTTTCGCGAGTTTGTTGTCGATTTTTCCCGCCTGCGAACTTATGTATTTCTTCTGTAGTCGCACATTTTTCGCGCTCAAATCCCGATTGTCGAATTTTTTGCAATATTCAAAAAGCGCCTTATCGCCGTTTTGCGAGACGTTATCAAGCACTTCGCGAACTGCTTTTTCCACTTCGCCGTCTCGTTTTTTTCGCCCGTTTTGGATTTCTGCAAGTATTTTGTCGCCTTCTTTGCTCCCGAATTTGATAATTGGTATGTTTATCGCCATTTTTTGCTCCAATGTTAATTTTTCGAGAGAAAAATACTATTTGCCTTTAAATATTAGGAGACATTTCCACTTTACAACTCTTTTTATTCCAAATTTGGAACGTTTTTAGAGGAAAATACGTTTTGCGCCATCCTCTAAACCCACACCTTGACACACAAGCCGCGCATTTAGTATATTAAAAGTGGTTTAATTACAAACAATTGTTTAATTAAAAACCATAAAACAAGGAGAATTTTATGAAAAACAGTAAAATAATTTCTTTCAGCGTGTCTTCTAAGGAGTTTGAAAAAATTCAAAAAGAAGCGAAGAAAGATAATATGAGCGTTTCAATGTATTGTAAATCCGAAATTACAAAATCTAAGGCGATTTTGCAGTTTTCCAAATTTTACGACGATTTAATCAAAAAACTCAGAAAGTATCCGACGGGCGTTGTTTTCGCGCTTTCCGCCTTAATGAAAGACGAATGGCGCGATATTCCCAAAGGTATAAAATTATCGATGGGAAGGCAGTTTTTTAGGGAAGTGAAAGGCGGAATTGTTAAAAATGTTAAAATTGAAGGTTATCTTGCCGCAAGAACTATGCATTATTCTAAATCGATATAGTAAGGGATTGGTAGGGAAAAGGTGAAATTTCTCACTCTTCACCATCCCGCGCAATTCTATTCATACACCACGAATACTCGAAAATCTGTCCCAATATTTTTTATCCTTAACAAG encodes:
- a CDS encoding nucleotidyltransferase domain-containing protein codes for the protein MNVKDKVAKEVVLSVKNIFGKKLKKVILYGSYARGDYDAESDIDFMVLADIERESIPHYRPQVYQVSNDVGLENNIFVSMMLNNDRFFFNNLKVSNFYRNVMKDGKVLYDR
- a CDS encoding HEPN domain-containing protein, which translates into the protein MTDETEDIVLKNIQNAKRSLASAHVLLNDDDFGGAVNRLYYCVFYCARALLANEDLDFKKHSGVISKFRENYIKTGKLDKRLSVIIGELFNDRIGCDYDTSFSTTAEIVEHYIEDAEYFLDKIAEYLKSIGNL
- a CDS encoding helix-turn-helix domain-containing protein, whose protein sequence is MKMYSLSEMEDEFIGKIGTAQRNVYEEKFQLDMLSDVVQQIMKKENISKEALSIKAEVPLAQISKFERQPQNINFFNVVKILKALDIRLNVLKENKTMMCLS
- a CDS encoding nucleotidyltransferase domain-containing protein, which translates into the protein MKYGLKDEYTRDFLSVIDKFKDVDKVVLFGSRAMEKHKRASDVDIALFGKNVNAGLAGAVKYEIEEETVIPYFFDVVAYSVIKNQKLKEHINTKGITLWERTNEVKNVR
- a CDS encoding nucleotidyltransferase substrate binding protein, coding for MSDNLRWKQRFQNFENAYNVLVRMMERKKLTPNDEAVEMALIQSFEFTYELAWNTMKDYLEFEGFDNLAGSKQVIRTAFQAGLIENAEGWLNAVQKRNIASHTYDENVLSEGVVFVSKDYFPLVSKLYNDLKIKL
- a CDS encoding RluA family pseudouridine synthase codes for the protein MEKIEITANEAPQRIDRFLSKYLNGAPNSVIYRLLRKNIVRVNSKRVKENAVLQVGDIVSISLSAMQITELQREKPQIAAEELNLNIVYEDDEILVADKPVGILTHPDKSEYKNTLATQVQMYLAHICTKTFRPAPIQRLDKNTSGLVLFAKTYNALQFYNEQMRNRAIEKKYLAVVEGKVAKSGEVKGFLEKDEKKNKVFLSQNSTDTSKFVHTEYAVKDTKNNFSLLEITLHTGRSHQIRVSMEYIGHPIVGDRKYNRNLSETEKHQLLHAYKITLPCGKVIESKSERIFEFWGKT
- the hisD gene encoding histidinol dehydrogenase, translated to MAINIPIIKFGSKEGDKILAEIQNGRKKRDGEVEKAVREVLDNVSQNGDKALFEYCKKFDNRDLSAKNVRLQKKYISSQAGKIDNKLAKTIKEAAKRIFEYHERQKFDLEFSMETKEGVLGQKVVPLKRVGLYIPGGHTVYSSTVLMDAIPAKIAGVKEIVAITPCRDGDLDPAIAFALDLLDIDEVYQIGGSQAIAALAFGTNSIKAVDKIVGPGNSYVAAAKKMVYGAVDIDCIAGPSDVAIWANDNANPVWVALDLLSQAEHGSGDESAHLITESADFAQKVKAALLDEIEKSPVKNTFEKLSKNAICLFICENKDQSATLINEIAPEHLEIMTENPRADLDKIENAAAVFLGDFSPVPVGDYFVGTNHVLPTGGAGRYASPLGVDSFRKKISVAEISKKGLAGAAEHISRFARAEEFIHHALTVERRVASTGSATEAVIL
- a CDS encoding single-stranded DNA-binding protein, which gives rise to MKNSKIISFSVSSKEFEKIQKEAKKDNMSVSMYCKSEITKSKAILQFSKFYDDLIKKLRKYPTGVVFALSALMKDEWRDIPKGIKLSMGRQFFREVKGGIVKNVKIEGYLAARTMHYSKSI